GGGAAAAGTGTATAACAACAAAAGAACAACCTTTTGGATGAAGAGATTCCAGGTTCCCTTTTTGTTGAGGAAGTTCTTTTTGCTTTCTGCTTCGTCGATCTGCTCAAGTTCATCAACCCAACCATATCATGTCACAACAATAGTAGTGGCATATTAAGGTGATAATAAATACAATCTCCATAAATGTAGTAGACAGAAGTAAACATCACAGATGACAGTCAAGAATATGTAGAGAACTAGGATATGTCCGAGGTTACAAGGAAATTAAGAAATCAATACTTACGGAACAGATGAAACATTGTTGCTTGGAATATCTGTTTCATGCTTCTGCACATATTGCATCCAAAAGAATCGTATCACAAACATATATAATGccattgataatataaaaatatgttaaGAGATAACACAGTATCAGATGGGAAAGGACCTTGTCAGATGGATGGTCTTCAAGCGTCAATGAGCTCTCTAAGGCAACTTTGAAAGTCTCGGATCTCTGCTTCTGCGTGATAGTGTTATCTTCTATGTACGCAAGATCTTTTTGCCCACTGCTCGTTACGCAACCAACATCAGTAACATCATTCATCTTATCTGGAATTGGATTATCCAGGGTTTCGATGTCACTCTTTTGGACATTTCTTCTAAACCTGAAGATGGAAAACCTACTTATCAAAAACCTCAGAACATTAGAAAGCAATACTGCAGCGAAAAGTGTATAACAACAAAAGACAACCTTTTGGCTGAAGACATTCCAGGCTCCCTTTTTGTTAAGGAAGTTCTTTTTGCTTTCTGCTTCGTCGATCTGCTCAAGTTCATCAACCTAACAATATCATGTCACAATAATAGTAGTAGCATATTAAGGTGATAATAAATAGAATCTCTATCATAAATGTAGTAGACAGAAGTAAACACGACAGATGACAGTCAAGACTATGTAGAGAACTAAAATATGTCCGAGGTTACAAGGAAATTCAGAAATCAATACTTACGGAACAGATGAAACATCGTTGCTTTGAATATCTGTTTCATGCTTCTGCACATATTGCATCCAAAAAATTCATACCATAAACATATGTAATGCCATTTATAATTAAACAATATGTTACGAGACAGAGTATCAGATGGGAAAGGACCTTGTCAGATGGATGGTCTTCAAGCATCAATGCGCTCTCTAAGGCAAGTATCAGAGTCTCGGATCTCTGCTTCTGTGTGATCGTGTTATCTTCCATGTCCACAAGATCTTTTTTCCCACTGCTTGTTTCGCAACCAACATTAGTAGCATCATTCATCTTATCTGAAATTGGAGTAACCGGGGATTCAGTGTCTCTCTTTTGGGCATTTCTTTTTGACCTGAAGATAGAGAACCTACTTGTCAAACCCTCGGAACAGTCAGTTCGGATAGCAATACTACAGGAAAAAGTGtacaacaacaaaataacaaCCTTTTGGATGAAGAGACTAAGGCTTCCCTTTTTGTTGAGGAGGTTCTTTTTACTTTCTTCTTCATGGATCTGCTCAAGTTCATCAACGGATAACCATATCATATCCCAATAATAATACTGCCGTATCAAGGTGATGTGAAATACAATCTCTAACATAAAAGTAGTAGGTAGGAGTAAACACAACAGTCAAGACTGTGTATAGGATACATCCAAGGAACAAAGAAAATTTAGAAATCAATACTTACGGAACAGATGAAACAGCATTGCATTGAAGATTTGTCTCATGCTTCTGTAAATAGTGCTTCCAAAAAGAATCATATCACAAAGAGATGTAATGCCAATAATAACTTGAAAATATGTTAAGATAACACAGTATAAAATAGGGGAAGCACCTTGTCAGATGGATTGTCTTCAAGCATCTCCCACTGTTCCTTGCTCAGATTCAAGGTTTCCACTTCACCATCATAATATAAGATCTCAAGAGGAAAACAAGCAAATAGCATCAGTCAACTAAAAACTTCTAGATGGTTCAAGTTAGCTAAAAGCACTACACTCCCTGGATATATTTCCCTTTCGTGCAGGTAAAAGGTATGTATATTGCAGTGATTATATTTGGTTCGGTAAATAGTTCTGCCTCTACGTCACTCAGCAGGAAGGTGGAGTTAATTGGACTAGCAGATATTTTTAGGTAAATAGCGTTGCCTCAACATTACTGAGAAGGAAGAGGGAGTCAATTGGACTTGAAGATATTTTGGCAATGGTAGGAGAACAATaacaaatataatatttggagTTTGTCTCGAgttaaattgagaaaaaaataaatgataTCATGGATTCAAACAGACTACCGATTTATAACTTTTTAGACTTGGGGAGGGTGTATAGATTCTTGTCATCATTATTAAGTGCATATATCAGGACATCGCAAAATGATAAGTATAGAGTAATAAACTGGAAAGAGATGAATTCAAAAACAGCAGACAGCTTAATAATAAGATGACTACCTTGTGTCTCTTTTTCACAGGATCAAACTCAGAAATTGCACCCTCATAGAACCTGCAAAGGGAATCTTAAGATCAGAAACTTTAGCTAGACTCTTTTTTCCATATTCAAGGCATGATAAAAGTCAATTTGGTAGAAGGAATTGAAGATGTGCTCTGATACTCTACACGTCAAAATGCCAAGTGAACGATTAACTAAACTGTTTGCTTTCTATCATTGACTTGGTCATCATGTGCAATATGTCATTACTAAATGTTCCGAGTGAATTTACAGATTAAATTGATAATCTTTTTTTTCGTTGATAAGTTAGAAAAAAGACACTGGAAATTGGTATTTTTCAACCTAAGAAATTATCCAATGGTTCAAAAGAAACTTCTTCATATTCATGGAAATGGTGTTCCTTGCTGCCCGTTGGAGTGACCTTCTGAGGCATCTATGATCTACCTCCTTCAGTACTCCCATGGCTGCATTCTCTTCTGTTTTTGTTTCTGAATAACCAACATCCCCTTTTAAGTGTGTTGGTCCTAGCAATTCATCAAttgtctgttttttttttcaactcaGTAATCAAAACCTATCGCTCTGCAGATAAATGTTGGAACAGTTTTTCTTTTAGGTGGTCAAAGGGAGTATTTCTCTTTGCCCATCTATATTCCAGAAACAGGTCCACCTTTGTCTATCTGGTAATTATATTCACAATAATTGATATCAATCCAAGCTATATCAATCAAAAGATGAGACATGCTCAAAAATTAGTAACCCATACACCGGATACAACCAGCAACTATTGCTAGTAAGCCACAGCATTTCATGCTACCAAACACATCAAGAAATGATCTACATGTAAGGCTATACATATTTCTTTTGAAAGAATATTGCCTAGACAATTTTCCATTGACTCCAACTTTTTTCAAGCAACAGAAACCATAAAGACGATAAAATTGAAGAATGCTGTAGCAGTTAGACAAGATCTGGCAATGGGTTGATTTATAGATAGAACTTTGTTAGTTGATAGTTCTGAAGGTAAGTTGGCATTGCTGAAACTGTGAGTGGATGAGCATTTGGAAAGTATAATTACAAAATCTATTATAGAAATAAGAtgaaagttttgaaagaaattaCGAGTCAGTTCACAGATCGGGGCAGAAGAACTTACATGGGTTTAATAATATAATCAGCCACATGAGATGGAGGATGGTGATGATTGAGATGGCTGATAATTTAAATTGAagaatgagaaagaaaaaaattttaaaaaaagaagaagaagctgatTTATGGTGGATACAAACATATGAATGCTTGAGAGTAATTAAATATTGACATCTTGCAGTCTCCCCTACTTTTTCCTTAGCCTAGCCAAAAAGACATCAAAGAAAAAAGACagaaaaagaacaagaagaagaagaagacgacaacAGCTAATTAGCTTAACAAGCTACTCTCGAAATTCAGGAGCCATCAGCTGCTGATCATTGCAATCTATCTCCACAGAGATTGTCTGCAAGTATAAGGTCTGCTTATAGCATCAAGGAGTAAAGAACTAGAGAAAACCAttacaaaagatgaaccatatgTGTATTTTTTAACACAAGTTACGAACACGCCTGTGATAGTACTAGAACAACACATGTTAAAATAAGGGAATTAAGCAAATTTTTGCCTGACGGCCTAGTAGGCAAGTCAACTTTATAGATAATAAACTTAACAGAAGGCAATCAAGTTGATTAAAAGTGCTGGGATGAGAGTGGATCTGTAATTAGTACCACAAATTCACAATAGTATGACAGTCCTGACACTATATTTTGCAGAACTTACACTTTGTCCAATGGCCACCAAACTCTTATTCTGATACCAACCATTTCTTCTCCATAATTTTTGGTGATTTGACGCCTTTTAGAATCCTGAATGAAACAATTAGGAACCATAAGCTCTTCAGACATGAAAACATTCTAGAACAACAGACAAAATGAAAGCAGTAGGGCCCTAAACCAAAACTACTTTCAGTCCTttaaaatatattgaaaagaggTAAGAATAGTATTTGCTCCGACTTCAAGGAGGGTATAGCAGCTTATAACTTATTTTTACTATGATTGGATTCTTTTGACAAAGCAAAGAAGTCACAGATTTTGGCAACAAGCCGCTACATTTCAACAATACTACGTGAATACAAACAAAATCTGCAAATATTGCAGATATGGACGTTACATAAACAAGGGATACAGTTTAGCTCAAAACATGGTATATTAGTACCTCATCCTTCCCCATGGCAAGCTTCTTCTGGCGCTTAGTTTTGGCAAGTTTGCTTGAGAGATTTTCATCCCCAAACGATAGTTTAATTGCCTGTAAAACCCACAAGAgtgaaggaaaaagggaaaaaaaaggaaagtggTTGTCACATTTGTGCTTGAAAAAAACTATAAGCACAGATCAAGAGatagcttcttccaagaagttTTCCTTTCAACCTCATCTCCTGTTTCTTCTATATCATGAATTTCAATGGTAGCTCTGTCATTCTTCTGTTTCTTTTCATCAACTTGTTGCACTGATGGCTCCTCAGCATCAGTAAGGTTTCCTTCTCCTTTTACAATGTTAAGAGCAGAAGTGGTGTCCACATCACCTTTTGGAACGGACTCACTCTTCTTTGAGTTCTGACGTGGTTTTCTTTTGCTACATGCTGTGCCCTTATGTTCATCCCCAAATTTGAGAACTGAATGCAGAGAGCCATTTCTCTTATCTTGAGATTGCAACACATCTCCTTCTGGAACCAACACACCCAGATGAGCCTCCTTATTTGCCATGCTCTCTTTCTTCTTAGCCCTAACCCGGCAACCATGACTACCATTGCCAATGCCAGTATTCTTTTGCTGCTCCATCTGACTGTGATGCTGTAATGTTTTCGAAGAGGTACCATTAATATTTAAAAGAGTCTCATATAACAGCAGCAGATGGACCAACTTTTACAGGATACACAGCATCAGTCACATTATCATTTTCCGTATGATCATAAAACTAATATAAGCAAAAAGGAAAGTAATCCAATagctttttttttcttataaGGAGCGTTTTCTTAATCAGTAGTAATTCAATAGCATATTTTGATAATTAAAAGTAGTAAATACATATTTATCAAGCACTATAGAAGCATTGGGTTTAGTCTCATTGACATTTTCATACTGTTTTGGACATATTGCATCGCATGAGGTCATTTTCTTGAAAGTGCTGGCGTTACAGTTAAACCAGCATATTTATAATGTTACTTGAGCATGCTTATTGCAAGGTTGGCTCTTACTGTTCAACTCATAGCACCGCATCCTTACAATAAGGATAATTATCAAGAATCCACATATGGACAAATATTTCTCTAAAAGACCCTGCTTATTAACTGTGTTGGGATAATGAGATAAGAGATATTTGATGCCTTGAGGGCATACAACATGATTAAACTTGCCAACTTCTAAGAGAAAAAAGCTGTTTTTTTAGTGTGACGGAGGTATCTAACTTATTAATATAAAATGTGCCCGACACTTTGAGACAAAAAGAACTATCCTTATAACAGCTCACGTCTCAAAATGCAGCTCAAGAGGTCAATATTAGAGTTTCattatttgaagaaaaaaaaccaTATTCTCTATGACAGTTTGAAATATCTCATGATTTGAGAGACAGATGGATTGCACATCTGGAGAAACTGTTTATTTCAGTGAGCTACATGTAGAAGTGTTATAAACATCTCAAAATCAGATCATTAGAAAAGCCAGTCAGTCAAGAGGCAGTGTGTTTATTACTAGTTGTATATCCTTCCTTAGGTATATTTATCCTCCGCTATTGCAAAAAGCTAAAAGACAAAAAAATGTATGTTTTGTCGAAAAGACGAAAACAGTGAATGTCTTTGTCACATCCTCCTTGGTGATTTTTATATCTTTCTAATGCAACATACTACAGTCAGACCTCTTTATAACAGCATccatatataacaacacttcactataaaagccaagcttttccggaaccaatttttatgttatgttataatatatgttctctataacatccagcacttcgctataacatccaaaaatctTCGGACAACCGAGGTTGTtgtagagaggtttgactgtacatCAATTCCAAGTCAGCATCTTGCTACCATCGACTGTGCAATTTGTCGGTGGCAACCTTGTTATGCAATTAGAGAGTACCAGGTTTTAGgaaaaaaattctaaatttcaCCTTATAATTTGGTTCTAAGGTGTTATGAACTAAGCCACATGGTTGGTATCAAGGGGCAAAGCGACAGGAGACGAGGCAAGAAAGAAGACAGAGCGACTTTTATAGAAAGAGTACTAAGGATCAACACTCTTATCTATCATCATAACAGgaaaataatctttttttttcttttgaaatggTAAGGACATAACAGGCAACTAGTCATATCTATCATCATATCAGCTAGAATAGTCTGAAACATACTCTTTTGCAGCAGCTGGAGAAGAGTCATAATACGCGTGCCGtttgtaaataaaaataaatgcatGAATATAAAGATGTGACACTGATGCTATAACTATTAAGCAAAAGGATCATATCATAATCGTTTCATTCAACAACtacaagaaaaagcaaaaaacagTTGCATAAAAAGGATAGTCGTCAATAGGACGCACCATTTGTTCTCCCTCAGGCATTTCATTGCATATTGAGGCAACTATTTCAGCATAATCATCAAGATTCATGCTTCTTGACTTGAGGGCTTCTATAAGATATGGTCTAAGAGTGGAGGCACATTCTTTCAGGACTTCCTCTCCCAATTTTGACGAGATAGGTGAACAAATCTGTACAGTATAGAAGATAAAGAAAAGCGCTAAAGAAACATGACTAACAAAAGATTACTAGGATGAGGTTCATTGCCTTATTTTCCTTTCTGGCGCTATCAAGAAGGGGCTGAAGAAGCTCCATTGAGATTTCATCACTTTCTTCTATGAGCAGAGTCATGATTTCTTCCATGTTTGTGAATACAACATTAGGATGGTCGGGCCTTTAGAAAATTAAAGCATCAACCATAAGCATTTATCAGAGAAAACTTATACAAGATAACCTTATATTCATTTATATTCATTTGCTTGGGTAAAATGGCATGGTGCATGATGTCAAAGTCAAAAAATCACCAACATGGCTAAATGTGCTCAGAAGGTGTAGAAGAACTTAAGTATCACGAATAGCTGAGCGGACAGTTCAAAGTGTAAGTTATGAGGTCCACCACCTTTAGGCTAGTCAACACTGAAACAAACATCAAATGCTATTTGTGTTGTGCATAAATAGATAAGATAAATCATAACCACTTGAATTACATCGACGATCCTGCTGCTCGTTCTTGACAGACAAGCAGCCAACACTTCAGCGTCCCACCGCAATATCAATTAATCATCTGCACTTCAATCCCGAATTAGCTGGGGTCCACTATATAATCTTCTGCATCTGTTCCACTCTATTCAGGTGATTTCATTCCAATATTAAATAATTAGTTTTTTAAGGTATTTGATGTTTCTCTAACAGTAGATATGCTCAACATATCACTTATCCCTACAAGAACATACAAATTTGTAACCAGAGCAAAAACACTCTTGACAAACACTAACCAAATGTAAGCGTATAACTAAGCCTTAATCTCAGCTAGGTGATCACTTATAtgtgttgggaataaaccccctacagaaataatattcacagtaataaaagcggaataataacgtagcaccgagatacggtaattaacaagaataaatgAGTGACAACGACATCAAGATTTTTATGTaaaaaacccttttgaataagggaaaaaccacggccctgagacgagcaactgatatcactatagcaaggaatttaacactttgtaggtccgagtaaaatactccaaagaccactacaacactcaaaagaaataaccctcttttgatattcccacctcactacaatatcgctcactctctatttttctcacagactattttcttataccttgtctgtgaaacctcactctttctttctctctctgttggtgtgtagaaatgagagctgaagctctccttttatagccgaaGCCTCATTCTCTAAAGCCTactatatttgacaatttgcacacacttttccttctttttcttcaatgttgaCAACTCAataaagttggctaccaaaccaaataaattcaacaaagttCTAAGTAGTAAGCCCACCCCAAGATGAGTGGCTACGAAACCAAAAAAATTCTCAGCCAAATATTTTTcttaggcacatgcctattacTTTGGCTTTTGAATGAGATGGACCCCATCAAcctccccctccagtctcattcatctagaggaggtagcactgtcttctaatttgagtgcatgccgacaagttctttgcatagctcgaacttgtcacttggtaccaccttggtcaacatatcaTCAGGATTTTCACTCGTGTAAGTCTTTTTGACCTGTAAAGATTCGTTCTCCACCTGttcacgaatccaatgatatctcacatctatatgctttgttcttgcatggtacatggagttcttgctcaagtctattgtactttgactgtcacaatataTGACATACTCCTTTTGATGCAATTCCAGCTCTTGAAAAAACTGCTTGAGCCATAACATCTCATTGCCAGCttctgtagcggcaatgtactctgcttcagttgttgaaagtgcaacacacttctgcaatttagactgccatgatatagctccccctcaAAAAGTAAATagat
This DNA window, taken from Nicotiana tabacum cultivar K326 chromosome 4, ASM71507v2, whole genome shotgun sequence, encodes the following:
- the LOC107805389 gene encoding sister chromatid cohesion protein PDS5 homolog D isoform X2, translating into MAASASSTLDSSQKEIEDELKDCGIRLIIPPPSTEELLNLLDKVESLLIKVGQAPSDSMKDALRPVMRAMVGSELLKNADVDVKFSVVSCLCELSRITAPQQPYDDGLMKEIFQLIVRAFEDLSHSARHYYKAVHVLETVADVKACVMLLDLECDALVIEIFQLFLRIIRPDHPNVVFTNMEEIMTLLIEESDEISMELLQPLLDSARKENKICSPISSKLGEEVLKECASTLRPYLIEALKSRSMNLDDYAEIVASICNEMPEGEQMHHSQMEQQKNTGIGNGSHGCRVRAKKKESMANKEAHLGVLVPEGDVLQSQDKRNGSLHSVLKFGDEHKGTACSKRKPRQNSKKSESVPKGDVDTTSALNIVKGEGNLTDAEEPSVQQVDEKKQKNDRATIEIHDIEETGDEAIKLSFGDENLSSKLAKTKRQKKLAMGKDEDSKRRQITKNYGEEMVGIRIRVWWPLDKVFYEGAISEFDPVKKRHKILYYDGEVETLNLSKEQWEMLEDNPSDKKHETNLQCNAVSSVPSMKKKVKRTSSTKREALVSSSKRSKRNAQKRDTESPVTPISDKMNDATNVGCETSSGKKDLVDMEDNTITQKQRSETLILALESALMLEDHPSDKKHETDIQSNDVSSVPLMNLSRSTKQKAKRTSLTKREPGMSSAKRFRRNVQKSDIETLDNPIPDKMNDVTDVGCVTSSGQKDLAYIEDNTITQKQRSETFKVALESSLTLEDHPSDKKHETDIPSNNVSSVPSTKQKAKRTSSTKREPGISSSKRFSIFRFKRNVQKSDIEILDNPIPDTMNDATDVGCVTSSGKKDLADMEDSTITQKQRSETFKVALESSLTLEDHQADEKHETDLQSNDVSSVLLTNKKAKRTSSTKREPGVSSSRRSARYAQKSDIESLDIPNPDKMNDATDVVCETSSGQKDLVHKEDNIITEAEIQDFQTGNRELIKASALTTSSKLSNGALESSLTKEAN
- the LOC107805389 gene encoding sister chromatid cohesion protein PDS5 homolog D isoform X8 encodes the protein MAASASSTLDSSQKEIEDELKDCGIRLIIPPPSTEELLNLLDKVESLLIKVGQAPSDSMKDALRPVMRAMVGSELLKNADVDVKFSVVSCLCELSRITAPQQPYDDGLMKEIFQLIVRAFEDLSHSARHYYKAVHVLETVADVKACVMLLDLECDALVIEIFQLFLRIIRPDHPNVVFTNMEEIMTLLIEESDEISMELLQPLLDSARKENKICSPISSKLGEEVLKECASTLRPYLIEALKSRSMNLDDYAEIVASICNEMPEGEQMHHSQMEQQKNTGIGNGSHGCRVRAKKKESMANKEAHLGVLVPEGDVLQSQDKRNGSLHSVLKFGDEHKGTACSKRKPRQNSKKSESVPKGDVDTTSALNIVKGEGNLTDAEEPSVQQVDEKKQKNDRATIEIHDIEETGDEAIKLSFGDENLSSKLAKTKRQKKLAMGKDEDSKRRQITKNYGEEMVGIRIRVWWPLDKVFYEGAISEFDPVKKRHKILYYDGEVETLNLSKEQWEMLEDNPSDKKHETNLQCNAVSSVPSMKKKVKRTSSTKREALVSSSKRSKRNAQKRDTESPVTPISDKMNDATNVGCETSSGKKDLVDMEDNTITQKQRSETLILALESALMLEDHPSDKKHETDIQSNDVSSVPSTKQKAKRTSLTKREPGMSSAKRFRRNVQKSDIETLDNPIPDKMNDVTDVGCVTSSGQKDLAYIEDNTITQKQRSETFKVALESSLTLEDHPSDKKHETDIPSNNVSSVPSTKQKAKRTSSTKREPGISSSKRFKRNVQKSDIEILDNPIPDTMNDATDVGCVTSSGKKDLADMEDSTITQKQRSETFKVALESSLTLEDHQADEKHETDLQSNDVSSVLLTNKKAKRTSSTKREPGVSSSRRSARYAQKSDIESLDIPNPDKMNDATDVVCETSSGQKDLVHKEDNIITEAEIQDFQTGNRELIKASALTTSSKLSNGALESSLTKEAN
- the LOC107805389 gene encoding sister chromatid cohesion protein PDS5 homolog D isoform X6 encodes the protein MAASASSTLDSSQKEIEDELKDCGIRLIIPPPSTEELLNLLDKVESLLIKVGQAPSDSMKDALRPVMRAMVGSELLKNADVDVKFSVVSCLCELSRITAPQQPYDDGLMKEIFQLIVRAFEDLSHSARHYYKAVHVLETVADVKACVMLLDLECDALVIEIFQLFLRIIRPDHPNVVFTNMEEIMTLLIEESDEISMELLQPLLDSARKENKICSPISSKLGEEVLKECASTLRPYLIEALKSRSMNLDDYAEIVASICNEMPEGEQMHHSQMEQQKNTGIGNGSHGCRVRAKKKESMANKEAHLGVLVPEGDVLQSQDKRNGSLHSVLKFGDEHKGTACSKRKPRQNSKKSESVPKGDVDTTSALNIVKGEGNLTDAEEPSVQQVDEKKQKNDRATIEIHDIEETGDEAIKLSFGDENLSSKLAKTKRQKKLAMGKDEDSKRRQITKNYGEEMVGIRIRVWWPLDKVFYEGAISEFDPVKKRHKILYYDGEVETLNLSKEQWEMLEDNPSDKKHETNLQCNAVSSVPSMKKKVKRTSSTKREALVSSSKRSKRNAQKRDTESPVTPISDKMNDATNVGCETSSGKKDLVDMEDNTITQKQRSETLILALESALMLEDHPSDKKHETDIQSNDVSSVPSTKQKAKRTSLTKREPGMSSAKRFRRNVQKSDIETLDNPIPDKMNDVTDVGCVTSSGQKDLAYIEDNTITQKQRSETFKVALESSLTLEDHPSDKKHETDIPSNNVSSVPSTKQKAKRTSSTKREPGISSSKRFSIFRFKRNVQKSDIEILDNPIPDTMNDATDVGCVTSSGKKDLADMEDSTITQKQRSETFKVALESSLTLEDHQADEKHETDLQSNDVSSVLLTNKKAKRTSSTKREPGVSSSRRSARYAQKSDIESLDIPNPDKMNDATDVVCETSSGQKDLVHKEDNIITEAEIQDFQTGNRELIKASALTTSSKLSNGALESSLTKEAN
- the LOC107805389 gene encoding sister chromatid cohesion protein PDS5 homolog E isoform X1 is translated as MAASASSTLDSSQKEIEDELKDCGIRLIIPPPSTEELLNLLDKVESLLIKVGQAPSDSMKDALRPVMRAMVGSELLKNADVDVKFSVVSCLCELSRITAPQQPYDDGLMKEIFQLIVRAFEDLSHSARHYYKAVHVLETVADVKACVMLLDLECDALVIEIFQLFLRIIRPDHPNVVFTNMEEIMTLLIEESDEISMELLQPLLDSARKENKICSPISSKLGEEVLKECASTLRPYLIEALKSRSMNLDDYAEIVASICNEMPEGEQMHHSQMEQQKNTGIGNGSHGCRVRAKKKESMANKEAHLGVLVPEGDVLQSQDKRNGSLHSVLKFGDEHKGTACSKRKPRQNSKKSESVPKGDVDTTSALNIVKGEGNLTDAEEPSVQQVDEKKQKNDRATIEIHDIEETGDEAIKLSFGDENLSSKLAKTKRQKKLAMGKDEDSKRRQITKNYGEEMVGIRIRVWWPLDKVFYEGAISEFDPVKKRHKILYYDGEVETLNLSKEQWEMLEDNPSDKHYLQKHETNLQCNAVSSVPSMKKKVKRTSSTKREALVSSSKRSKRNAQKRDTESPVTPISDKMNDATNVGCETSSGKKDLVDMEDNTITQKQRSETLILALESALMLEDHPSDKKHETDIQSNDVSSVPLMNLSRSTKQKAKRTSLTKREPGMSSAKRFRRNVQKSDIETLDNPIPDKMNDVTDVGCVTSSGQKDLAYIEDNTITQKQRSETFKVALESSLTLEDHPSDKKHETDIPSNNVSSVPSTKQKAKRTSSTKREPGISSSKRFSIFRFKRNVQKSDIEILDNPIPDTMNDATDVGCVTSSGKKDLADMEDSTITQKQRSETFKVALESSLTLEDHQADEKHETDLQSNDVSSVLLTNKKAKRTSSTKREPGVSSSRRSARYAQKSDIESLDIPNPDKMNDATDVVCETSSGQKDLVHKEDNIITEAEIQDFQTGNRELIKASALTTSSKLSNGALESSLTKEAN
- the LOC107805389 gene encoding sister chromatid cohesion protein PDS5 homolog D isoform X7, which translates into the protein MAASASSTLDSSQKEIEDELKDCGIRLIIPPPSTEELLNLLDKVESLLIKVGQAPSDSMKDALRPVMRAMVGSELLKNADVDVKFSVVSCLCELSRITAPQQPYDDGLMKEIFQLIVRAFEDLSHSARHYYKAVHVLETVADVKACVMLLDLECDALVIEIFQLFLRIIRPDHPNVVFTNMEEIMTLLIEESDEISMELLQPLLDSARKENKICSPISSKLGEEVLKECASTLRPYLIEALKSRSMNLDDYAEIVASICNEMPEGEQMHHSQMEQQKNTGIGNGSHGCRVRAKKKESMANKEAHLGVLVPEGDVLQSQDKRNGSLHSVLKFGDEHKGTACSKRKPRQNSKKSESVPKGDVDTTSALNIVKGEGNLTDAEEPSVQQVDEKKQKNDRATIEIHDIEETGDEAIKLSFGDENLSSKLAKTKRQKKLAMGKDEDSKRRQITKNYGEEMVGIRIRVWWPLDKVFYEGAISEFDPVKKRHKILYYDGEVETLNLSKEQWEMLEDNPSDKHYLQKHETNLQCNAVSSVPSMKKKVKRTSSTKREALVSSSKRSKRNAQKRDTESPVTPISDKMNDATNVGCETSSGKKDLVDMEDNTITQKQRSETLILALESALMLEDHPSDKKHETDIQSNDVSSVPSTKQKAKRTSLTKREPGMSSAKRFRRNVQKSDIETLDNPIPDKMNDVTDVGCVTSSGQKDLAYIEDNTITQKQRSETFKVALESSLTLEDHPSDKKHETDIPSNNVSSVPSTKQKAKRTSSTKREPGISSSKRFKRNVQKSDIEILDNPIPDTMNDATDVGCVTSSGKKDLADMEDSTITQKQRSETFKVALESSLTLEDHQADEKHETDLQSNDVSSVLLTNKKAKRTSSTKREPGVSSSRRSARYAQKSDIESLDIPNPDKMNDATDVVCETSSGQKDLVHKEDNIITEAEIQDFQTGNRELIKASALTTSSKLSNGALESSLTKEAN
- the LOC107805389 gene encoding sister chromatid cohesion protein PDS5 homolog D isoform X5, coding for MAASASSTLDSSQKEIEDELKDCGIRLIIPPPSTEELLNLLDKVESLLIKVGQAPSDSMKDALRPVMRAMVGSELLKNADVDVKFSVVSCLCELSRITAPQQPYDDGLMKEIFQLIVRAFEDLSHSARHYYKAVHVLETVADVKACVMLLDLECDALVIEIFQLFLRIIRPDHPNVVFTNMEEIMTLLIEESDEISMELLQPLLDSARKENKICSPISSKLGEEVLKECASTLRPYLIEALKSRSMNLDDYAEIVASICNEMPEGEQMHHSQMEQQKNTGIGNGSHGCRVRAKKKESMANKEAHLGVLVPEGDVLQSQDKRNGSLHSVLKFGDEHKGTACSKRKPRQNSKKSESVPKGDVDTTSALNIVKGEGNLTDAEEPSVQQVDEKKQKNDRATIEIHDIEETGDEAIKLSFGDENLSSKLAKTKRQKKLAMGKDEDSKRRQITKNYGEEMVGIRIRVWWPLDKVFYEGAISEFDPVKKRHKILYYDGEVETLNLSKEQWEMLEDNPSDKKHETNLQCNAVSSVPSMKKKVKRTSSTKREALVSSSKRSKRNAQKRDTESPVTPISDKMNDATNVGCETSSGKKDLVDMEDNTITQKQRSETLILALESALMLEDHPSDKKHETDIQSNDVSSVPLMNLSRSTKQKAKRTSLTKREPGMSSAKRFRRNVQKSDIETLDNPIPDKMNDVTDVGCVTSSGQKDLAYIEDNTITQKQRSETFKVALESSLTLEDHPSDKKHETDIPSNNVSSVPSTKQKAKRTSSTKREPGISSSKRFKRNVQKSDIEILDNPIPDTMNDATDVGCVTSSGKKDLADMEDSTITQKQRSETFKVALESSLTLEDHQADEKHETDLQSNDVSSVLLTNKKAKRTSSTKREPGVSSSRRSARYAQKSDIESLDIPNPDKMNDATDVVCETSSGQKDLVHKEDNIITEAEIQDFQTGNRELIKASALTTSSKLSNGALESSLTKEAN